A genomic region of Gemmata massiliana contains the following coding sequences:
- a CDS encoding peptidylprolyl isomerase has protein sequence MNTQIIAHAFGRRDWGITGDDVLAALDEDCKSLGMTRTQFAKDVLPRHGKTLDEWAEDVVVPRLMLARLCQAKMPPITEAELRRAFDAKYGEKVSCRVITWTKDKGTEAQGAYERIHENENEFSDYARRQSEPALASNGGRVLPISRTPTINGDNATHRAAVKLKAGEISPLIKTETGFIVVKCDRVIPADKSKSFEAEKPMLLPEVVNARLEKEIPKLFDELKREAKPKFHLAFTDAMVLPKPLPAPKK, from the coding sequence GTGAACACGCAGATCATCGCACACGCCTTCGGGCGGAGAGACTGGGGGATCACCGGCGACGACGTGCTGGCGGCGCTCGACGAGGACTGTAAGAGCCTCGGAATGACCCGCACCCAATTCGCGAAAGACGTGCTCCCGCGGCACGGGAAAACGCTTGATGAATGGGCGGAAGACGTCGTTGTTCCGCGCCTCATGCTCGCTCGGTTGTGCCAAGCGAAGATGCCGCCCATAACCGAAGCAGAACTGCGCCGAGCCTTTGACGCGAAGTACGGAGAAAAGGTTTCGTGCCGGGTCATTACCTGGACGAAAGACAAGGGCACCGAAGCACAAGGAGCATACGAAAGAATTCACGAAAATGAAAATGAGTTCAGTGATTATGCCCGGCGCCAGTCAGAACCGGCCCTCGCTTCAAATGGCGGGCGCGTCCTCCCGATCTCGCGCACCCCGACTATTAACGGCGACAACGCCACTCATCGGGCTGCGGTAAAACTGAAGGCGGGTGAAATTAGTCCCCTCATCAAAACGGAAACGGGCTTCATCGTTGTTAAGTGCGACCGGGTGATCCCGGCCGACAAGAGCAAGTCGTTCGAGGCGGAAAAGCCGATGCTCCTTCCCGAGGTGGTAAACGCCCGACTGGAAAAAGAGATCCCGAAGCTGTTCGACGAACTGAAGCGCGAAGCGAAACCGAAATTCCACCTCGCGTTTACCGATGCGATGGTTCTCCCGAAGCCGCTCCCGGCACCCAAGAAGTGA
- a CDS encoding RNA polymerase sigma factor, translated as MPASLLHAVSRLTAGADDPRTDAHLVAAFLKSTDQAAFAELVRRHGPTVLGVCRRFLGATPDAEDAFQATFLVLVNRARGTEWRESLGPWLYGVALRVTRRARSARAKRLANERQVPAMSDQPIPSSEPDDASAVLDEELAALPAIYRQPLILCEIQGTSRRAAARELGLTEGTLSSRLARGRKMLRARLARRGVAPVTAGLALTVPASLASATVRNAVHTLTRTAGAVPAGVLFLTEGAVKSMIVKWKLAGAMIAACVGLSGVGAWQTSAHPPTPTAPNQPVAALPPALPPDKPAALEKKIPAVSGPEPIATIFGDVQITREAFADHLIRR; from the coding sequence ATGCCGGCCAGTCTCCTTCACGCCGTATCCCGGTTGACCGCGGGCGCGGACGATCCGCGAACCGACGCTCACCTCGTAGCGGCGTTTCTCAAAAGCACCGATCAGGCCGCGTTCGCGGAACTGGTCCGGCGCCACGGCCCCACCGTCTTGGGCGTGTGTCGCCGGTTCCTGGGCGCCACACCGGACGCCGAGGATGCGTTCCAGGCCACGTTTCTCGTGCTCGTGAACCGGGCACGCGGGACCGAGTGGCGCGAGTCACTCGGTCCGTGGCTCTACGGCGTCGCGCTCCGGGTGACGCGCCGGGCACGGTCGGCCCGCGCCAAACGCCTGGCGAACGAAAGGCAGGTACCCGCGATGAGCGATCAACCGATCCCGTCGAGCGAACCGGACGACGCGAGCGCGGTCCTCGACGAAGAACTCGCCGCACTGCCGGCGATCTACCGCCAGCCGCTGATCCTGTGCGAAATCCAGGGGACGAGTCGGCGCGCCGCGGCCCGCGAACTGGGGCTGACCGAGGGCACGCTGTCGAGTCGGCTGGCACGCGGGCGCAAGATGCTCCGCGCCCGGCTCGCCCGACGCGGCGTCGCCCCGGTCACCGCGGGGCTGGCGCTGACCGTACCCGCGTCACTGGCGAGCGCGACCGTGCGCAACGCGGTCCACACGCTCACGCGAACGGCCGGGGCGGTCCCGGCCGGGGTTTTGTTCCTCACGGAAGGGGCTGTGAAATCGATGATCGTGAAATGGAAACTGGCCGGCGCCATGATCGCCGCGTGCGTCGGGTTGAGCGGTGTCGGTGCGTGGCAAACGTCCGCACACCCACCGACACCGACCGCTCCGAACCAGCCCGTGGCTGCGTTACCGCCCGCGCTACCCCCCGATAAGCCCGCAGCGCTCGAGAAAAAGATCCCGGCGGTGAGCGGGCCGGAACCGATCGCAACCATCTTCGGCGACGTTCAAATCACGCGCGAGGCATTCGCGGATCACCTCATCCGTCGGTAG
- a CDS encoding caspase family protein — protein sequence MRFTVDGEGDHDVTCLKCGYDFVATLEADEPPTKSKKSKPGTGTKERLKAEDAKSARATKRSRRDDDDEDDEDDAPRKKKKKAGGDSGQQKIIIAGAVAGVLLLGGLGALIFALTGSSKPTKNDSTAEVKPQPTNGPIPSTPNPGPNADPPKPGPGPNTPPNPNANPPKNANPQEPQLPPLPPPPKIRPSGGKLTTTAPVVKAPPVPPLAPDEDPFVRATTFKPDGPLPVPPALPKGTLRPLLTLDSGGHTGFVGKVFFNTKNDQIITVGEDKAVRFWDPTTNETVKTVRFPAGPGHEGSLLAAAMSRSGKRLAVSGEPLAKVKGGQVPIYIVAPDTGALIKRLDVGSATVTGLSFSNDGNWLGVGCENGTIQMVNVSTGASYPAPPISKARVLEVKYNPNPKAKLLATLGADHFVQIWNFAATAQHKDFPISGVTPSALAWSNDGQTLAVGTTTGEIMLGSANGQFQKSLAPVTHGGKPVRIHQLQFTPNDREIAVAGASPGVGGWTGIVSADSGVPRVGVTAHSNVVFALDISADGSQIVSSGGNQNETLIWKSDDAKIEHRLAGTGNGVWAIAWAKDGKSIAWGNSNKKDEGVLALENTFRLDEFGVGNPPDPSKYTQTVESDDAGVKLRTEKSVFMVQTAGREPALVALPGREPIYSATILPKGNAVLVGGVRNLYMVNPANLGIMGNFVGHSGNVLCVTPSPDSKYFATGSSDQTIRIWQRNREEPIMSIFIAGREWIAWTPEGYYACSGQGERLIAWQIQAAGVKIPQVHPAERFRSSMYQPALLKYLIPAGNLQAAMAMAQKFDKALVQTTSVADVLPPEVTLDGFTETEIKVDKDSFTVKAHATSTKHPITAMRLLVNGRPFKGTAGVKRFENADPSVPAEATWEVPLVPGTHTVAVIADSSVSKGMSKVGVVVRPGEIPKPNLYVLAMGVSDYPGSLKLRYCATDAEMLAAAFKDKSKNVFSKIEVKLLTDKNATKQGIRDGLDWMKSKMTPQDVGIVSFSGHGMRDLFNRFYLVPFDVKQDDFEGTSCLPGDEFKARLDNMPGRLVAILDACHSGSVAEKERAPAQADTLVRDLTAEDSGVIVMCASLGREYAIESPISKAGFFTLGLVEGLSGYGDIDEDGVVYIHELDTYATARVRQLSGGAQNPTLGRPSAVRPFAIAKPENPLRAQDPKPAPAPSKPPAPSTPPVSTNPVVPGTPTGPTTPGTPNKPPAPLKPPITDK from the coding sequence ATGCGCTTCACCGTTGACGGTGAGGGCGACCACGACGTTACCTGCCTGAAGTGCGGGTACGACTTCGTCGCCACACTGGAAGCGGACGAACCGCCGACCAAATCAAAGAAGTCCAAACCCGGTACGGGCACCAAAGAGCGCCTCAAGGCCGAGGATGCCAAATCCGCCCGGGCAACCAAGCGTTCCCGTCGAGACGATGATGACGAAGACGACGAAGACGACGCTCCCCGAAAGAAAAAGAAGAAGGCGGGCGGTGACTCCGGACAACAGAAGATCATCATCGCGGGCGCCGTTGCCGGGGTACTGTTGCTCGGCGGTCTCGGCGCGCTGATTTTTGCTCTCACGGGATCGAGTAAACCGACAAAGAACGACTCAACGGCCGAGGTGAAGCCCCAGCCGACAAACGGGCCGATCCCATCCACGCCGAATCCCGGCCCGAACGCGGACCCACCCAAGCCCGGCCCGGGGCCGAACACGCCCCCCAACCCGAACGCCAACCCTCCCAAGAATGCTAACCCACAGGAGCCGCAGCTCCCTCCGCTCCCTCCCCCGCCGAAGATCCGTCCCAGCGGCGGGAAGCTCACGACAACGGCGCCCGTAGTCAAGGCACCGCCCGTTCCCCCGCTGGCGCCGGACGAAGACCCGTTCGTCCGCGCCACCACGTTCAAGCCGGACGGCCCACTACCGGTCCCCCCAGCGCTACCGAAGGGCACGCTGCGCCCGCTACTGACGCTCGACTCCGGCGGACACACCGGGTTCGTCGGCAAGGTGTTCTTCAACACGAAAAATGACCAGATCATCACTGTTGGCGAAGACAAGGCGGTGCGGTTCTGGGACCCGACCACCAACGAAACGGTGAAGACCGTCCGGTTCCCCGCGGGTCCGGGTCACGAAGGCTCACTCTTGGCAGCGGCGATGTCCCGGTCCGGCAAGCGGCTCGCGGTCTCTGGGGAACCGCTGGCCAAAGTTAAGGGCGGGCAGGTGCCGATCTACATCGTCGCGCCCGACACCGGCGCGCTCATCAAGCGCCTCGACGTGGGTAGCGCTACGGTCACTGGCCTGAGCTTCTCCAACGACGGCAACTGGCTCGGCGTCGGGTGCGAGAACGGCACGATCCAGATGGTGAACGTGTCCACGGGCGCGTCGTACCCCGCGCCCCCGATCAGCAAGGCGCGGGTGCTGGAGGTGAAGTACAACCCGAACCCGAAGGCGAAACTGCTCGCCACCCTCGGGGCCGACCACTTCGTACAGATCTGGAACTTCGCGGCGACCGCCCAGCACAAGGATTTCCCGATCAGCGGGGTCACGCCCTCGGCACTCGCCTGGAGCAACGACGGCCAGACGCTCGCGGTCGGCACGACCACGGGCGAGATCATGCTCGGCTCCGCGAACGGGCAGTTCCAAAAGAGCCTGGCGCCCGTCACCCACGGCGGCAAACCGGTGCGCATTCACCAACTGCAATTCACGCCCAATGACCGCGAGATCGCGGTCGCGGGCGCGAGCCCCGGCGTCGGCGGGTGGACCGGCATCGTCTCGGCCGACAGCGGGGTGCCGCGGGTCGGCGTCACGGCCCACAGCAACGTCGTGTTCGCGCTCGACATCTCGGCCGACGGGAGCCAGATCGTGTCCAGCGGCGGGAACCAGAACGAGACGCTGATCTGGAAATCGGACGACGCCAAGATCGAGCACCGGCTGGCCGGTACCGGGAACGGCGTGTGGGCGATCGCGTGGGCGAAGGACGGCAAGTCGATCGCGTGGGGCAACAGCAACAAGAAAGACGAAGGGGTGCTCGCGCTGGAGAACACCTTCCGACTCGACGAGTTCGGCGTCGGCAACCCGCCCGACCCGTCCAAGTACACCCAAACGGTGGAAAGTGACGACGCCGGGGTCAAACTGCGCACGGAAAAGAGCGTGTTCATGGTCCAGACGGCCGGGCGCGAGCCGGCGCTGGTCGCCCTCCCCGGCCGCGAACCGATCTACTCGGCCACCATCCTGCCGAAGGGGAACGCGGTGCTCGTGGGCGGGGTCCGGAACCTGTACATGGTCAACCCGGCGAACCTCGGGATCATGGGAAATTTCGTCGGCCACAGCGGGAACGTACTCTGCGTGACCCCGTCGCCGGACAGCAAATACTTCGCGACCGGCTCGTCCGACCAGACGATCCGCATCTGGCAGCGGAACCGCGAGGAACCGATCATGTCGATTTTCATCGCCGGGCGCGAGTGGATCGCGTGGACCCCGGAAGGGTACTACGCCTGTTCCGGGCAGGGCGAGCGCCTCATCGCCTGGCAGATCCAAGCGGCCGGGGTCAAGATCCCGCAGGTCCACCCGGCCGAGCGGTTCCGCTCGTCCATGTACCAGCCGGCGCTGCTCAAGTACCTCATCCCCGCCGGCAACCTGCAAGCGGCAATGGCGATGGCCCAGAAATTCGACAAGGCCCTGGTCCAGACGACCAGCGTGGCCGACGTGCTCCCGCCGGAAGTCACGCTCGACGGGTTCACCGAAACCGAGATCAAAGTCGACAAGGACAGTTTCACCGTGAAGGCCCACGCGACGAGCACCAAGCACCCGATCACCGCGATGCGCCTCCTCGTGAACGGGCGCCCTTTTAAAGGGACTGCCGGTGTGAAGCGGTTCGAGAACGCCGACCCGAGCGTCCCGGCGGAAGCCACCTGGGAAGTTCCCCTCGTGCCCGGAACGCACACCGTCGCCGTCATCGCCGACTCCTCTGTGAGCAAGGGCATGTCAAAGGTTGGCGTCGTGGTCCGCCCGGGCGAGATCCCCAAACCGAACCTGTACGTCCTCGCGATGGGGGTGTCCGACTACCCCGGTAGTCTGAAGCTGCGATACTGCGCCACCGACGCGGAAATGCTCGCCGCGGCGTTCAAGGACAAGTCGAAAAACGTGTTCTCCAAGATCGAGGTAAAGCTGCTCACCGATAAGAACGCGACCAAACAGGGCATCCGCGACGGGTTGGACTGGATGAAGTCGAAGATGACGCCCCAGGACGTCGGCATCGTCTCCTTCTCCGGCCACGGGATGCGCGACCTCTTCAACCGGTTCTACCTCGTCCCGTTCGACGTCAAACAGGACGATTTCGAGGGCACTTCGTGCCTGCCCGGGGACGAGTTCAAGGCCCGGCTCGACAACATGCCCGGCCGGTTGGTCGCCATTCTGGACGCCTGTCACTCCGGCTCGGTCGCCGAGAAGGAGCGCGCCCCGGCCCAGGCCGACACCCTCGTCCGCGACCTGACGGCCGAGGACTCCGGGGTGATCGTCATGTGCGCCTCGCTCGGGCGCGAGTACGCCATCGAGAGCCCGATCAGCAAGGCCGGGTTCTTCACGCTCGGGTTGGTCGAGGGGCTGTCCGGGTACGGCGACATCGACGAGGACGGGGTAGTCTACATCCACGAACTCGATACCTACGCGACCGCCCGCGTGCGCCAGTTGAGCGGCGGGGCGCAGAACCCGACGCTCGGGCGCCCGTCGGCCGTTCGGCCGTTCGCCATCGCGAAGCCCGAGAACCCGTTGCGGGCACAAGACCCGAAACCGGCGCCCGCACCGAGCAAACCGCCGGCACCGAGTACCCCGCCCGTGTCAACCAACCCGGTGGTGCCGGGCACTCCGACGGGACCGACCACCCCGGGTACCCCGAACAAACCGCCGGCACCGCTCAAACCGCCGATCACGGACAAATAG